In the genome of Neodiprion pinetum isolate iyNeoPine1 chromosome 2, iyNeoPine1.2, whole genome shotgun sequence, one region contains:
- the Sce gene encoding E3 ubiquitin-protein ligase RING1 isoform X2, translating into MLVSKERRVSAHNKSVVGETMASTEQVGLNKTWELSLYELHRTPQDAITDNTEIAVSPRSLHSELMCPICLDMLKKTMTTKECLHRFCSDCIITALRSGNKECPTCRKKLVSKRSLRPDPNFDLLISKIYPSRDEYEAHQERVLAKLNKSHSQAALVNSITEGIKLQSQNRPQRSRKNANEPENPNGTTLNNTGANTSGRTTPVTPMNPANQSDSSQGPIGNINNRTTSRNSTTPSPNPSNQIPKPAKRQKSLQNSENDSAGSSIEAETGGGDSMVDTEGEGPSEPLMLNEIELVFKPHPTEMAGDNSLVKALKENSVRYIKTTANATVDHLSKYLAMRLTLDLDTELSESHRHLNFCIYIAPSPGQLVVLSGSQTLRQVNDKFWRVNRPLEMYYSWKKT; encoded by the exons ATGCTGGTAAGCAAGGAGAGGCGAGTATCGGCGCATAACAAAAGTGTTGTCGGCGAGACGATGGCGTCGACGGAGCAAGTTGGTCTAAACAAGACGTGGGAGCTGTCGCTCTACGAATTACACCGAACGCCGCAGGACGCGATAACCGACAACACGGAGATAGCGGTGAGCCCGCGAAGTTTGCACAGCGAATTGATGTGTCCGATATGCCTTGACATGCTGAAAAAAACAATGACAACCAAAGAGTGTCTGCATCGTTTTTGCTCCGACTGTATCATCACAGCGCTTAGGAGCGGCAACAAG gaATGTCCGACGTGCCGGAAGAAGCTGGTGTCCAAGCGGTCGCTTCGCCCCGATCCCAACTTCGATCTTCTCATTTCCAAGATTTATCCGAGTCGTGACGAGTACGAGGCCCATCAAGAGCGCGTCCTGGCAAAGCTAAACAAGTCTCATTCTCAAGCGGCGCTGGTTAATTCCATCACCGAAGGGATCAAGCTGCAGAGTCAGAACAGGCCACAGAGATCTAGAAAGAATGCCAACGAGCCGGAGAATCCCAACGGTACAACGTTGAATAACACCGGGGCAAATACCAGCGGAAGAACAACACCCGTCACTCCGATGAATCCTGCGAATCAAAGCGACTCGTCGCAGGGACCCATTGGAAATATCAATAACA GGACAACGTCGAGAAATTCAACAACGCCATCTCCAAACCCATCAAATCAAATTCCAAAGCCAGCAAAACGTCAAAAAAGTTTGCAGAATTCGGAAAACGATTCGGCGGGATCTAGTATAGAGGCTGAAACAGGTGGCGGTGATTCTATGGTGGATACCGAAGGCGAAGGACCAAGTGAACCGTTGATGCTGAACGAGATTGAACTAGTTTTCAAACCGCATCCAACAGAAATGGCAGGCGATAACTCACTGGTCAAGGCGTTGAAAGAAAACAGTGTTCGATATATAAAAACAACGGCGAATGCGACAG tcGACCATCTGAGCAAATACCTCGCCATGCGTCTGACGCTCGATCTGGACACAGAGCTGTCGGAGTCCCACAGGCATTTAAACTTTTGCATCTACATCGCCCCGTCCCCAGGACAGCTTGTGGTTTTGAGCGGTTCTCAAACGTTGCGTCAAGTAAACGACAAATTTTGGCGAGTAAACAGGCCCCTAGAGATGTATTATTCTTGGAAGAAAACCTAG
- the Sce gene encoding E3 ubiquitin-protein ligase RING1 isoform X1, whose translation MLVSKERRVSAHNKSVVGETMASTEQVGLNKTWELSLYELHRTPQDAITDNTEIAVSPRSLHSELMCPICLDMLKKTMTTKECLHRFCSDCIITALRSGNKECPTCRKKLVSKRSLRPDPNFDLLISKIYPSRDEYEAHQERVLAKLNKSHSQAALVNSITEGIKLQSQNRPQRSRKNANEPENPNGTTLNNTGANTSGRTTPVTPMNPANQSDSSQGPIGNINNSNGLGNVISNPNQQNSNNNVSQPASSPAVSGTTSRNSTTPSPNPSNQIPKPAKRQKSLQNSENDSAGSSIEAETGGGDSMVDTEGEGPSEPLMLNEIELVFKPHPTEMAGDNSLVKALKENSVRYIKTTANATVDHLSKYLAMRLTLDLDTELSESHRHLNFCIYIAPSPGQLVVLSGSQTLRQVNDKFWRVNRPLEMYYSWKKT comes from the exons ATGCTGGTAAGCAAGGAGAGGCGAGTATCGGCGCATAACAAAAGTGTTGTCGGCGAGACGATGGCGTCGACGGAGCAAGTTGGTCTAAACAAGACGTGGGAGCTGTCGCTCTACGAATTACACCGAACGCCGCAGGACGCGATAACCGACAACACGGAGATAGCGGTGAGCCCGCGAAGTTTGCACAGCGAATTGATGTGTCCGATATGCCTTGACATGCTGAAAAAAACAATGACAACCAAAGAGTGTCTGCATCGTTTTTGCTCCGACTGTATCATCACAGCGCTTAGGAGCGGCAACAAG gaATGTCCGACGTGCCGGAAGAAGCTGGTGTCCAAGCGGTCGCTTCGCCCCGATCCCAACTTCGATCTTCTCATTTCCAAGATTTATCCGAGTCGTGACGAGTACGAGGCCCATCAAGAGCGCGTCCTGGCAAAGCTAAACAAGTCTCATTCTCAAGCGGCGCTGGTTAATTCCATCACCGAAGGGATCAAGCTGCAGAGTCAGAACAGGCCACAGAGATCTAGAAAGAATGCCAACGAGCCGGAGAATCCCAACGGTACAACGTTGAATAACACCGGGGCAAATACCAGCGGAAGAACAACACCCGTCACTCCGATGAATCCTGCGAATCAAAGCGACTCGTCGCAGGGACCCATTGGAAATATCAATAACAGTAATGGCCTGGGAAATGTTATTTCTAATCCGAATCAACAAAATTCTAACAACAACGTATCTCAACCAGCTAGTAGTCCTGCCGTTTCAG GGACAACGTCGAGAAATTCAACAACGCCATCTCCAAACCCATCAAATCAAATTCCAAAGCCAGCAAAACGTCAAAAAAGTTTGCAGAATTCGGAAAACGATTCGGCGGGATCTAGTATAGAGGCTGAAACAGGTGGCGGTGATTCTATGGTGGATACCGAAGGCGAAGGACCAAGTGAACCGTTGATGCTGAACGAGATTGAACTAGTTTTCAAACCGCATCCAACAGAAATGGCAGGCGATAACTCACTGGTCAAGGCGTTGAAAGAAAACAGTGTTCGATATATAAAAACAACGGCGAATGCGACAG tcGACCATCTGAGCAAATACCTCGCCATGCGTCTGACGCTCGATCTGGACACAGAGCTGTCGGAGTCCCACAGGCATTTAAACTTTTGCATCTACATCGCCCCGTCCCCAGGACAGCTTGTGGTTTTGAGCGGTTCTCAAACGTTGCGTCAAGTAAACGACAAATTTTGGCGAGTAAACAGGCCCCTAGAGATGTATTATTCTTGGAAGAAAACCTAG